One segment of Clostridia bacterium DNA contains the following:
- a CDS encoding 1-acyl-sn-glycerol-3-phosphate acyltransferase: MSKKRFEKEKPSVAFRIVKRIVRFVYRKYEARGAENIPREPCVIVANHCQLHGPLAYEFYTPVSRATWCAAEMMEWKEIPSYAYEDFWPLKKKWQRPFYKLASYLIAPLAMLLFNNAETIPVYRDRRIVKTLKLSSERMEAGDCVVIFPEHAKEDNGILCDLRDGFVDVARTYYKRTGKAVCFVPSYLSPKLKLMTFGEPVRWDPEADTAAERARIKAEMRERITALAKALPPHTVVPYINVPKREYPKSREE, translated from the coding sequence ATGTCGAAAAAGAGATTTGAAAAAGAGAAGCCCTCGGTCGCCTTCCGTATCGTAAAGCGGATCGTGCGCTTCGTTTACCGCAAATACGAGGCGCGGGGCGCGGAGAACATCCCGCGGGAGCCCTGCGTCATCGTCGCGAACCACTGTCAGCTCCACGGGCCGCTGGCGTACGAATTCTACACGCCGGTCAGCCGCGCGACCTGGTGCGCCGCCGAGATGATGGAGTGGAAGGAGATACCCTCCTACGCCTACGAGGATTTCTGGCCGCTGAAAAAGAAGTGGCAGAGGCCGTTTTACAAGCTCGCGTCCTACCTGATCGCGCCGCTCGCGATGCTGCTTTTCAACAACGCCGAGACGATACCCGTCTACCGCGACCGCCGCATCGTCAAGACACTGAAGCTCTCCTCGGAGCGCATGGAGGCGGGCGACTGCGTCGTCATCTTCCCGGAGCACGCGAAGGAGGATAACGGCATACTGTGCGACCTCCGCGACGGCTTCGTCGACGTCGCGCGGACGTATTACAAGCGGACGGGGAAGGCGGTGTGCTTCGTGCCGTCCTACCTGTCGCCGAAGCTGAAGCTTATGACCTTCGGCGAGCCGGTGCGCTGGGATCCCGAAGCGGATACCGCCGCCGAGCGCGCGCGGATAAAGGCGGAGATGAGAGAGCGCATCACCGCGCTGGCGAAGGCGCTCCCGCCGCACACCGTCGTGCCTTATATAAACGTTCCGAAGCGGGAATACCCGAAAAGCAGAGAGGAATAA
- a CDS encoding 1-phosphofructokinase family hexose kinase, protein MIYTVTLNPSVDCVMTVGSIAEGATNRASSQELRFGGKGVNVSRALARMGIPSVALGFAAGFTGEALAAGFADEPLITPDFIALRGGFTRVNVKLRGAAETEINAPGPRVAPDEAEAFLRRLDALREGDTVIFSGSLPTGLDAGFYARALERLESGGVRAAVDTSGAALKACLPRKPFLVKPNRQEIGELFGDGADPADCAERLCKAGARFALVSLGADGAALADGSGETRFAPALPCEGGCAVGAGDAMLAGFLAEIDRGGPAEALDAAVRSAKEWMESSR, encoded by the coding sequence ATGATATACACCGTCACTCTCAATCCGAGCGTCGACTGCGTGATGACCGTGGGCTCGATCGCGGAGGGCGCGACGAACCGCGCCTCGTCGCAGGAGCTACGCTTCGGCGGCAAGGGAGTCAACGTCTCCCGCGCTCTCGCGCGTATGGGTATCCCCTCCGTCGCGCTCGGCTTCGCCGCCGGCTTCACGGGAGAAGCGCTCGCCGCGGGCTTCGCGGACGAGCCGCTGATAACGCCCGACTTCATCGCGCTGCGCGGGGGCTTCACCCGCGTGAACGTCAAGCTACGCGGCGCGGCGGAGACCGAAATAAACGCGCCCGGGCCGCGCGTCGCGCCCGACGAGGCGGAGGCGTTCCTGCGCCGTCTCGACGCGCTGCGCGAAGGCGACACGGTGATTTTTTCCGGCAGTCTGCCGACGGGGCTCGACGCCGGTTTCTACGCGCGGGCGCTTGAGCGGCTCGAAAGCGGAGGAGTCCGCGCCGCCGTCGACACCTCCGGCGCGGCGCTGAAGGCGTGCCTGCCGCGCAAACCCTTCCTCGTCAAGCCGAACAGGCAGGAGATCGGGGAGCTTTTCGGCGACGGAGCCGACCCCGCGGACTGCGCGGAGCGGCTGTGTAAAGCGGGAGCGCGCTTCGCGCTCGTTTCGCTCGGCGCGGACGGCGCGGCGCTCGCGGACGGGAGCGGCGAAACACGTTTCGCCCCCGCCCTCCCCTGCGAAGGCGGCTGCGCGGTCGGCGCGGGCGACGCGATGCTCGCGGGCTTCCTTGCGGAGATCGACCGCGGCGGCCCCGCGGAGGCGCTCGACGCCGCCGTGCGCTCCGCGAAAGAGTGGATGGAGTCCTCGCGCTGA